GGCGGAAGGGAAGCAGGAATAGAGGTCGAAATAATCGATATCGCCGATATTCCAACCGGACATGGCGAAGGCCTTTTTGCCCATCATCCGGATAGCGGGCGAGGAGTGATAGTTCACGCGCTCGGTCGGATACCAGAGATCGTTCGCATCGGCGCAACCGTGGAGGAAGACCCATTTCGATTGCGGGATGCCGAGCTCTCGCGCCTTCTTCACCGACATCATCACCACGGCGGCGGCCTGGTCGACCTGCATGATGGCGTTCATATACTTCGTGTACGGAAAACCCACATAGCGGTTGTCGTCGGTCGGCGTCGCGATTTCCTCGGCAGTGCGGGCGACGGGAAACCAGGCCTGCGGGTGCTTCGCCGCTACTTCGGTGAAGGGGGCCATGAGTTTGCCGATGGCGAGCTGGTGATCCTTCACGCTGCGGCCGGCCGCACCGCGAATGGCATTTTCGAACATCGGGTAGATGTTCACGGGGAATTGCAGCTTGTGGCGCTTTTCGACATCCGTGACGCCGGCCTTCTCGACGCCGATGTCGATGCGCTCGCCACCCGGATCGTCGTTCCAGGGGAGCATCTTGCCCTGCCCCAGCGCGCGCATCATGGTGCCGAAACATTCCGAGCCCGCGACGAGAGCGACTTCCGTTTCGCCGTTGGCAATCAATTCCGCGGTGTGGTTCACCAGCATTTGCGGCGTGTTGCCGCCGGTGGGGCCGTAGCAATTCCTTGCTGGATTTGCGCCCAGCATGTTGGAGAGTGTTTTCGGCGCATTCGGGTAGCGGCCGAAAGGAAGCTTGCCGGAATCCGGGCTGTCGGTGATGAAGCGGACGACGGTGACATTGTCGACGATCGGCCAGAGTTTGTCGCCAAGACCGGCATCCGACGCAGCGGCGCGGGCGGCATCTTCCATCAGATGCATGGGCGACTTCGCCTTCTCGACATCCTTTTCCTTCT
Above is a window of Parvibaculum lavamentivorans DS-1 DNA encoding:
- a CDS encoding acetyl-CoA acetyltransferase, producing MSDIKLDDRMPVLVGCGQLVQKEKDVEKAKSPMHLMEDAARAAASDAGLGDKLWPIVDNVTVVRFITDSPDSGKLPFGRYPNAPKTLSNMLGANPARNCYGPTGGNTPQMLVNHTAELIANGETEVALVAGSECFGTMMRALGQGKMLPWNDDPGGERIDIGVEKAGVTDVEKRHKLQFPVNIYPMFENAIRGAAGRSVKDHQLAIGKLMAPFTEVAAKHPQAWFPVARTAEEIATPTDDNRYVGFPYTKYMNAIMQVDQAAAVVMMSVKKARELGIPQSKWVFLHGCADANDLWYPTERVNYHSSPAIRMMGKKAFAMSGWNIGDIDYFDLYSCFPSAVQIGRQELGIAEDDPRSLTVTGGLPYFGGAGNNYVMHSIATMMDKLRAKPGSKGLCTSNGWYVTKHGLGLYSTTPREGKWEREKPAAYQAEIDAEKHPKVDEKPSGKARIETYTVVHGRGGAEFAIVFGRLADTDARFVAHTPNDPATLADMVKRDQLGRTGTVASPADGSVNIFTPE